Proteins from one Bradyrhizobium roseum genomic window:
- a CDS encoding ABC transporter ATP-binding protein — protein sequence MDAINQPLLDVRDLSVAFHQPSGVTTAVDHVSFSIKRGECVALVGESGSGKSVSALSVLKLLPYPAASHPSGTIHFKGRELLNASEREMREIRGNDISIIFQEPMTSLNPLHTIEAQIGEILSLHRGIGGRAARARTLELLTQVGIPDPETRLQSYPHQLSGGQRQRVMIAMALANEPDLLIADEPTTALDVTVQAQILALLADIRRRLGMSMLFITHDLGIVRRIADVVCVMNSGKIVEQGPVEEVFSAPKHAYTRALLAAEPKPDPAPPRPNEPVVISADNLKVWFPIKRGLLRSTVGHIKAVDGVSIAVRKGETLGVVGESGSGKTTLGLALLRLISSEGPIVFLGKDIQGLRFKDMLPFRRDMQIVFQDPFGALSPRMSVGDIVAEGLTVHQKALSYEEREARVVKALQDVGLDPATRFRYPHEFSGGQRQRISIARAVVLEPNFVVLDEPTSALDMLFQAQMVDLLRELQRKRDLTYMFISHDLRVVASLASHLIVMRHGKVVEEGPAAELFKNPKSDYTRALFAAAFRIEAVAEL from the coding sequence ATGGATGCCATCAACCAGCCCCTGCTCGATGTGCGCGACCTCTCGGTAGCGTTCCACCAGCCGAGCGGTGTCACGACTGCCGTCGACCACGTTTCTTTCTCGATCAAGCGCGGCGAGTGCGTGGCCCTCGTCGGCGAGTCCGGCTCCGGCAAGTCCGTCAGCGCGCTGTCCGTGCTGAAGCTGCTGCCTTATCCGGCGGCTTCGCATCCCTCAGGTACGATTCATTTCAAGGGCCGCGAACTGCTCAATGCCTCGGAACGAGAGATGCGCGAGATCCGCGGCAACGACATCTCGATCATCTTTCAGGAGCCGATGACCTCGCTCAATCCGCTCCACACCATCGAAGCGCAGATCGGGGAAATCCTGTCGTTGCATCGAGGCATCGGCGGCCGGGCGGCGCGGGCGCGCACGCTGGAACTGCTGACGCAGGTCGGCATCCCCGATCCGGAAACCCGTTTGCAAAGCTATCCGCATCAATTGTCCGGCGGCCAGCGCCAGCGCGTCATGATCGCGATGGCTCTCGCCAACGAGCCGGATCTGTTGATCGCGGACGAGCCGACCACCGCCCTCGACGTCACCGTGCAGGCCCAGATCCTGGCGCTGCTCGCCGACATCCGCCGGCGGCTCGGCATGAGCATGCTGTTCATCACCCACGACCTCGGCATCGTCCGCCGCATCGCCGACGTCGTCTGCGTGATGAACTCGGGAAAGATTGTCGAGCAGGGGCCGGTCGAGGAAGTCTTCAGTGCGCCGAAGCACGCCTACACCCGCGCGCTGCTCGCGGCCGAGCCGAAGCCCGATCCGGCGCCGCCGCGGCCCAACGAGCCGGTGGTGATATCGGCCGACAATCTCAAGGTCTGGTTTCCGATCAAGCGCGGACTGTTGCGCTCGACCGTCGGCCACATCAAGGCGGTGGATGGCGTCAGCATCGCGGTCCGCAAGGGCGAGACGCTCGGCGTCGTCGGCGAATCCGGTTCCGGCAAGACCACGCTGGGGCTGGCGCTGCTCCGGCTGATTTCCTCCGAAGGGCCGATCGTCTTCCTCGGCAAGGACATCCAGGGGCTGCGTTTCAAGGATATGCTGCCGTTCCGCCGCGACATGCAGATCGTGTTTCAGGATCCGTTCGGCGCGCTGAGCCCGCGCATGTCGGTCGGCGATATCGTCGCCGAAGGCCTGACCGTGCACCAGAAGGCGCTGTCCTACGAGGAGCGCGAAGCGCGCGTCGTCAAGGCGCTACAGGACGTCGGGCTCGATCCGGCGACGCGTTTCCGCTATCCGCACGAGTTCTCCGGCGGCCAGCGCCAGCGCATCTCGATCGCGCGCGCGGTGGTGCTGGAGCCGAATTTCGTCGTGCTGGACGAGCCGACCTCGGCGCTCGACATGCTGTTCCAGGCCCAGATGGTCGATTTGCTGCGCGAACTGCAGCGCAAGCGCGATTTGACCTACATGTTCATCTCGCACGATCTGCGCGTCGTCGCCTCGCTGGCCAGCCACCTCATCGTGATGCGCCATGGCAAGGTGGTGGAGGAGGGGCCGGCCGCGGAGCTCTTCAAGAATCCCAAGAGCGACTACACCCGCGCGCTGTTCGCGGCGGCGTTCCGGATTGAGGCGGTGGCGGAGTTGTAA
- a CDS encoding mechanosensitive ion channel family protein codes for MNGNNARHLQSIDQMLGYGAIGLFLMISIWLLRDMLLLVFSAALLACALRGTSGVVRRWSRLGPQTALLAVVAGRTLCTGVDLRWLFATGKGVRCITICSAITLAVSPAIAQTTAPAPPAIGQDDQLISKSVEVEPAAGDTAIASRIQRILQSTDWFQNPRVSVREGIVFIEGKTKTQAHFRWASALAQKTQGTVAVVNRIGVEADIGSTFGHAGEEFEKTYRQALQVWPWILIAVVILMITWLTARLAAHLARRFFVSRIPSPLLLSVIVRLFSIPVFLLGFYFVLQVAGLTRLALTVLGGTGLFGIIVGFAFRDIAENFLSSILLSVRNPFRTGDLIEVDGNTGIVQNLNIRSTVLLTLDGHYVQIPNAVVFKSTIMNYSSSASRRADFSVGISYDSSTTKAQALIANVLKQHPAVLDVPEPLVLVEELGMATVNLRVYYWFVSAIYSPIKINSALLRLTKDALLGAGIELPDAAREVVFPKGIPIVPADAHNSKFESPKAEGSIHCREERLSAAIGEGNLSNEQTEVSAQSRGQAPEAKENLLKE; via the coding sequence TTGAACGGAAATAACGCTCGACATCTGCAGAGCATCGACCAGATGTTGGGCTACGGCGCTATCGGCTTGTTTCTTATGATCTCTATCTGGTTGTTGAGGGACATGCTTTTATTGGTATTTTCCGCGGCGCTTTTGGCTTGTGCTTTGCGCGGCACGAGCGGTGTGGTCCGCCGTTGGAGCAGGCTCGGCCCACAGACGGCCCTTTTGGCAGTCGTCGCGGGCCGAACGCTCTGCACAGGTGTAGATTTGAGGTGGTTGTTCGCAACCGGTAAAGGCGTGCGATGCATTACGATTTGCAGCGCGATCACGTTGGCAGTTTCTCCTGCGATTGCACAAACGACAGCACCGGCACCTCCTGCGATCGGCCAAGATGACCAATTGATTTCAAAGTCCGTGGAAGTCGAGCCCGCCGCCGGCGATACGGCGATCGCGAGCCGGATCCAGCGCATTCTGCAATCGACGGACTGGTTCCAAAACCCGCGCGTCTCGGTGCGGGAGGGCATAGTCTTTATCGAGGGAAAAACAAAGACTCAGGCTCATTTCCGCTGGGCCAGTGCCCTGGCACAAAAAACCCAAGGCACCGTTGCAGTGGTCAACCGCATTGGGGTTGAGGCGGACATTGGATCAACGTTTGGACACGCCGGTGAAGAGTTTGAGAAAACGTATCGGCAGGCGCTTCAAGTTTGGCCATGGATCCTGATTGCGGTTGTGATTCTCATGATCACGTGGCTCACGGCTCGTCTCGCTGCGCATCTCGCTCGACGCTTTTTCGTCAGTCGGATCCCTTCACCGCTCCTACTCAGCGTCATTGTCCGCTTGTTCTCTATCCCGGTCTTCCTTCTCGGGTTTTACTTCGTCCTTCAGGTCGCAGGCCTGACACGCCTCGCGCTGACCGTTCTGGGCGGCACCGGGCTTTTTGGCATCATCGTCGGCTTCGCTTTTCGCGACATCGCTGAGAACTTTCTTTCCAGCATCCTGCTCAGCGTGCGAAATCCCTTCAGGACGGGCGATCTCATAGAAGTCGATGGAAACACAGGGATAGTTCAGAACCTCAACATTCGAAGCACTGTTCTCCTCACACTCGATGGCCACTACGTCCAAATTCCAAACGCCGTTGTCTTCAAGAGCACAATTATGAACTACAGCAGTTCGGCGAGCCGGAGAGCCGACTTTTCAGTTGGCATCAGCTACGATTCATCTACCACTAAGGCTCAGGCCCTCATCGCGAATGTGCTGAAGCAACATCCCGCGGTTCTCGATGTGCCAGAACCGCTGGTCCTTGTGGAGGAACTGGGCATGGCGACCGTAAATCTCCGAGTCTATTATTGGTTCGTCAGTGCCATCTATTCTCCGATCAAGATCAATTCGGCCCTCCTTCGCCTGACAAAGGACGCGCTGCTAGGCGCAGGTATCGAACTTCCCGATGCAGCTCGTGAAGTTGTCTTTCCGAAAGGCATACCAATTGTCCCTGCCGATGCGCATAATTCCAAGTTTGAGTCTCCGAAGGCGGAGGGTTCCATTCATTGCCGAGAAGAAAGGCTTTCTGCGGCAATCGGCGAAGGTAACTTGAGCAACGAACAGACCGAGGTGTCTGCCCAATCCAGGGGCCAGGCGCCGGAAGCGAAGGAAAACTTGCTGAAAGAGTGA
- a CDS encoding DUF2254 domain-containing protein produces MTARLRKLLADLAETFWLVPALLVLFSVVGAVGFVSLDRSGAVPTRLLENWLYDGGATGARTLLGTIAASTIGVAGTVFSITIAALSLAAGQMGPRLLRNFTRDRGNQLTLGAFLGTFCYALIVLRSVRTEAEGAFIPHLALSVGIGLGFVCVGTLVYFVGHIAGRINVDTVIDLVSDDLHAAIKRLTTEATQIDAPGPGFWAAAQPVSDTRRGYLQQLDEHGLATWASEHSAAVRLLVRPGDYIFPGAPIALIVPPTEGAYEAIRSATALGSQRVSSSDLRFAVRQLVEVAVRALSPGINDPYTAMGVLDRLGAALCEIKPLKLPTGVTVQNKRLVLVVPHVQYDELVNTMLHMIRQNAGGKPSVFIRQLEILTQVVSYERDPQRMLSLSRHADLIMADAQRDVRSPSDIEDIHRRHRAFIKVMRKGNLANFG; encoded by the coding sequence ATGACCGCGCGGCTCCGGAAGCTTTTGGCTGATCTCGCAGAGACGTTTTGGCTAGTCCCAGCGCTTCTGGTACTATTTAGTGTCGTCGGAGCGGTTGGCTTCGTCTCCCTCGACCGTAGCGGAGCAGTCCCGACCCGGCTGCTGGAGAACTGGCTCTATGACGGGGGTGCCACAGGAGCCCGGACCTTGCTTGGAACTATTGCGGCGTCGACTATAGGTGTAGCCGGGACGGTCTTCTCGATCACGATCGCAGCGCTTTCACTAGCCGCTGGCCAAATGGGGCCAAGATTGCTTCGCAACTTTACCCGCGACCGCGGCAATCAACTCACGTTAGGCGCGTTTCTTGGGACTTTCTGCTATGCGTTGATCGTGCTTCGAAGCGTGCGCACCGAAGCTGAAGGCGCTTTTATCCCTCACCTCGCGCTTAGCGTGGGCATCGGTCTCGGGTTCGTCTGCGTCGGAACGCTCGTCTACTTCGTCGGCCACATTGCTGGTCGGATAAACGTCGATACCGTAATCGATCTGGTGAGCGATGATCTCCATGCCGCGATTAAGCGCCTCACGACTGAAGCGACGCAGATCGATGCACCTGGCCCCGGCTTCTGGGCTGCAGCTCAGCCAGTCTCGGACACTCGGCGCGGCTATCTGCAGCAGCTAGACGAGCACGGCCTCGCAACGTGGGCGAGCGAGCACAGTGCTGCTGTCCGCCTCCTAGTCCGCCCGGGGGACTACATTTTTCCTGGAGCGCCCATTGCTCTCATAGTGCCTCCGACCGAGGGGGCTTATGAAGCGATACGGAGTGCCACCGCTCTCGGATCGCAGCGTGTCAGCTCGTCCGACTTGCGCTTTGCGGTTCGCCAGCTCGTCGAAGTGGCCGTCCGCGCCCTGTCGCCGGGAATTAACGACCCGTATACTGCAATGGGTGTGCTCGACCGGCTCGGTGCAGCGCTATGCGAAATCAAGCCGTTGAAGCTCCCAACAGGCGTTACGGTTCAAAATAAACGCCTGGTGTTGGTCGTTCCCCATGTGCAGTACGACGAACTCGTCAACACGATGCTGCACATGATACGTCAGAACGCGGGAGGCAAGCCTTCCGTTTTTATAAGACAGCTGGAGATCTTGACTCAGGTGGTGAGTTACGAACGCGATCCCCAACGAATGCTTTCACTGAGCCGACATGCCGATCTTATCATGGCTGACGCCCAGCGGGATGTCCGATCGCCCAGCGATATTGAGGATATTCATCGGCGGCATCGGGCATTTATCAAGGTGATGCGGAAAGGTAATCTGGCTAATTTCGGATAA